TAGCGGTGCTTCCGCTGATGGTAAAACAGCTGCGGAGTTCAAGGGCAATGCAGATTATTCAACCAGAATTGCAAAAGATTAAAGAAAAATATAAAGATAACCAGCAAAAGGCGCAAGAAGAGACAATGAAGCTGTTCCAAAAGCACAATGTCAATCCACTTGCTGGGTGTCTGCCGCTATTTGTGCAAATGCCAATTCTGATTGCTTTTTATCAAGCGATTATGCGAAATGAGTCCGTGCGAACGCATGATTTTCTATGGATGTCCTTAGGTAATCCAGATCCTCTTTATGTTCTTCCGATTGCGGCTGCGATCACCACATTTCTGCAAAGTAAATTGATGGGAACCGGCATGCCGCAGAATCCGCAAATGCAGATGATGTTGTATATCATGCCTGCGATGATTTTATTTATTGCGATAACGTTACCTTCGGCCTTATCTTTATATTGGGTATTTGGAAATATATTTACGATTATTCAAACCTTTTTTATTAAGGGGAACACACCTGTTCCAACCCAGGAGGTAAAAAAGTGAAAAAAGTAACGGTTACCGCTAAAACAGTTGACGAAGCAATTTCGTTAGCGTTAGAACAATTAAGAGCGGCGAGAGATCAAGTAACCGTCACTGTTTTAGAAGAACCGACACGTGGTTTTTTCGGTTTTGGCGCCCGTCAAGCGAAACTGGAAGTAGAGATTCAAGTCGATCCGATTCAGGAAGCCAAATCTTTTTTGGAACAAATTCTTGCAACGATGGATATCGAGGCTTCCATTAGTGTAAAGGAAGTAAAGGATCATGCCCGCTTTGAAGTGGTGGGTGAAGATCTAGGTATTATCATTGGTAGAAGAGGTCAAACTTTAGATGCGTTGCAATTATTAGTCAATACAGTTGGAAATCGTTGTTCCGATTCCTATCTTCGAATTGTTGTAGACGCGGAAAATTACCGCGAAAAACGGAAACAAACATTGGAACAATTAGCGGATCGTTTAGCTCAAAAGGCGATAAAAACGGGACAAGTTATTAAGCTTGAACCGATGCCTGCTCACGAGCGAAAAGTGATTCATGCCGCGTTACAAAACAAAAAGAGTGTCGTTACGTATAGCGAAGGGGAGGACCCGGAGCGTTTTATTGTGATTACAACCAAAAAGAGGTAACTTTATTGTTATAAAAACAACTCCTTTCCATGAATATAAGAGGGGTTGTTTTTTTATACGCAAATAACGGCGCATATTTATACGCGCCGCGCTCAAAACAGCTTTTTTTATGTAATTTGGTATGATATTCTATTCCTTTAGGGAAATCTATATACTAAGGCATAACATTGGGGTGTTAATCATGGAGTTTGGTACAATAGCCGCAATCGCGACTCCGATGGGCGAAGGCGGAATCGGTATTGTTCGGGTTAGCGGTTCAGAGTCTATCCCCATTGTGGATAAAATATTTAAAGGAAGTAGTCAGTTATCCACTGTGGATAGTCATACAATTCACTATGGACACTTGATTGAACCGGGAACAGAAGAGATTCAGGATGAAGTGATGGTTTCGGTGATGAAGGGGCCTCGCACATTTACGCGTGAAGATGTGGTGGAAATTAATTGTCATGGAGGAATTGTCTCTGTTAACCGTACGTTGCAAATGGTGTTAGAACAGGGGGCTCAATTAGCCGAACCTGGGGAGTTTACGAAAAGAGCTTTTTTAAACGGTCGAATTGACTTATCGCAAGCCGAGGCGGTAATTGACCTGATTCGGGCGAAAACAGATCGAGCCATGAGTATCGCTCTTCAGCAATCGGAAGGGAAACTCTCTAGGTTGGTGCAGCGATTGAGGCAAGAGATCTTAACGTTGTTAGCTCACGTCGAAGTGAATATCGATTATCCCGAACATGATGTCGAGTCAGTGACAAGGGCGATGTTGCTTGAAGAAAGCGAGCAGATTCAAAAGGCGTTAGAAACGTTGTTACAAACATCAAGACAGGGTAAAATTTTAAGAGAAGGTTTATCTACGGTCATTATTGGTCGGCCAAATGTGGGGAAGTCTTCCTTATTAAATAGCTTAATTCAAGAAAACAAAGCGATTGTTACAGATATTCCCGGGACAACGCGTGATGTGATTGAAGAATATGTCAACATACGCGGAGTGCCTTTAAAGTTGGTTGATACTGCAGGCATTAGGGATACGGAAGATATAGTGGAACGAATCGGAGTGGAAAAATCGAGACAATTGTTGCGTGAAGCAGATCTCATTTTATTAGTCTTAAACTATAACGAACCTTTAACTTCCGAAGACCTGGCATTGTTTGAAGTGGCGCAAGGTTTAAATACAATTGTCATTGTAAATAAAATTGATTTGCCGCAAAGGTTAGATTTGGCTAAAGTTGAAAAGCAAATGCTTTCAGCTCCGCTAATTACGTTATCTGTGCTTGAGGAGCAGGGGATTGATCAGTTGGAAGAGGCAATTGCCGCTTTATTCTTTAAAGGTCAAATTATGCAAGAGGATCAAACGTACATTAGTAATGCCCGTCATATTGCGTTGGTGAAGGAAGCGATTCAACTGATTGATGAATTTCGGAACAGCATTGAAATGGGCATGCCTGTAGACATTTCGGCTTTTGATTTAAAGAGAACATGGGAGATCCTTGGTGAAATTATTGGGGATACAGCGAGCGATAGTTTATTGGATCAAATTTTTTCCCAATTTTGTTTAGGAAAATAAGGAGGGGGGAGAGAGTATGGCAAAACAGTTTGACGCAGGCGAGTTTGATGTGATCGTTGTTGGAGCTGGACATGCTGGTTGCGAAGCCGCTCTAGCAACGGCGCGGATGGGCTGCAATACCTTGTTATTGACGCTGAATTTAGACATGGTTGCGTTTATGCCATGTAATCCGTCCATTGGCGGTCCAGCCAAAGGTCACGTTGTGCGGGAGATTGACGCGTTGGGTGGGCAAATGGGTAAAACAATCGATAAAACGTATATTCAATTAAGGATGTTGAATACGGGGAAGGGACCTGCGGTCCACGCCTTGCGCGCTCAATTAGATAAGACGCTTTACCAACACACAATGAAAGAAACGATTGAAAGCGAACCGAATCTAATGATGAGACAGGCGTTAGTTGAAGAACTCATTGTGA
This genomic window from Ammoniphilus oxalaticus contains:
- the yidC gene encoding membrane protein insertase YidC, whose product is MVLSGCNNNFVQNPTPIDPQGGFWDRYFVFPLSWLLDTAAEYLGGSYGLSILFTTIIIRLAVLPLMVKQLRSSRAMQIIQPELQKIKEKYKDNQQKAQEETMKLFQKHNVNPLAGCLPLFVQMPILIAFYQAIMRNESVRTHDFLWMSLGNPDPLYVLPIAAAITTFLQSKLMGTGMPQNPQMQMMLYIMPAMILFIAITLPSALSLYWVFGNIFTIIQTFFIKGNTPVPTQEVKK
- the jag gene encoding RNA-binding cell elongation regulator Jag/EloR; the encoded protein is MKKVTVTAKTVDEAISLALEQLRAARDQVTVTVLEEPTRGFFGFGARQAKLEVEIQVDPIQEAKSFLEQILATMDIEASISVKEVKDHARFEVVGEDLGIIIGRRGQTLDALQLLVNTVGNRCSDSYLRIVVDAENYREKRKQTLEQLADRLAQKAIKTGQVIKLEPMPAHERKVIHAALQNKKSVVTYSEGEDPERFIVITTKKR
- the mnmE gene encoding tRNA uridine-5-carboxymethylaminomethyl(34) synthesis GTPase MnmE, with the translated sequence MEFGTIAAIATPMGEGGIGIVRVSGSESIPIVDKIFKGSSQLSTVDSHTIHYGHLIEPGTEEIQDEVMVSVMKGPRTFTREDVVEINCHGGIVSVNRTLQMVLEQGAQLAEPGEFTKRAFLNGRIDLSQAEAVIDLIRAKTDRAMSIALQQSEGKLSRLVQRLRQEILTLLAHVEVNIDYPEHDVESVTRAMLLEESEQIQKALETLLQTSRQGKILREGLSTVIIGRPNVGKSSLLNSLIQENKAIVTDIPGTTRDVIEEYVNIRGVPLKLVDTAGIRDTEDIVERIGVEKSRQLLREADLILLVLNYNEPLTSEDLALFEVAQGLNTIVIVNKIDLPQRLDLAKVEKQMLSAPLITLSVLEEQGIDQLEEAIAALFFKGQIMQEDQTYISNARHIALVKEAIQLIDEFRNSIEMGMPVDISAFDLKRTWEILGEIIGDTASDSLLDQIFSQFCLGK